In the Borrelia turicatae 91E135 genome, one interval contains:
- a CDS encoding DedA family protein → MHIILEFIDLNIAYSPIVFFGLLILAGFNIPISEDAIVIMGGILSSRKNEYTILIFLGIFWGAYIGDIISFYIGKFLANKFLKQKKQTNKLIDKMNYYYKRYGSLTLLFGRFIPFGFRNAIFISAGMGNMSTSNFLITDFFAAMISITTYFTLSFKIGESFKLIFPKIRIISLIALIIITIIILIIYIIRKKKIKKVDKLFK, encoded by the coding sequence ATGCATATCATACTAGAATTTATAGATCTCAATATAGCTTATTCACCAATTGTATTTTTCGGACTACTTATTCTTGCAGGTTTTAACATTCCCATTTCTGAAGATGCAATAGTAATAATGGGTGGCATACTTTCTAGTCGAAAAAATGAGTATACAATCTTAATCTTCCTAGGAATTTTCTGGGGTGCTTATATTGGCGATATAATTTCATTTTATATAGGCAAATTCTTAGCTAACAAATTCTTAAAACAAAAAAAACAAACAAATAAATTGATCGATAAAATGAATTATTACTATAAACGCTACGGAAGCTTAACTTTACTATTTGGAAGATTTATTCCATTTGGATTTAGAAACGCAATATTTATATCAGCAGGAATGGGAAACATGAGTACCAGTAACTTTCTTATAACTGACTTTTTTGCAGCCATGATATCAATTACAACTTACTTTACACTAAGCTTTAAGATAGGTGAATCGTTTAAATTAATCTTTCCTAAAATTAGGATCATATCACTAATAGCACTTATCATCATCACAATAATAATTTTAATAATTTACATTATAAGAAAGAAAAAAATTAAAAAAGTTGACAAACTTTTCAAATAG
- the recJ gene encoding single-stranded-DNA-specific exonuclease RecJ produces the protein MKIWEKKEIDIKKENIINIAKKYNISILEATLLLRREIKEEDFLFFIESSVNLMHNPFLLKNINKFIYRMNEAIAEKENVLIFGDKDADGITATIIMYETLKDFGINVTYKIPSNGEFYGLTKEIIDKALEDKISIIITVDCGISNIEEANYARSKNIEVIITDHHLPNKEIDIENIIIDPHLKGDLSPFKEIAGCYVSFKACLALYLSTTNLYNKNMVFLFLERLNNNITLHAIEINNYILKKYITLESNNDLQININKLEEFSQSKYIIVFNKDEQNQLLNEFFNHKIDIETIDISENFVKKYPKFAKKTLKELMQITKYFKYREINIKEKLYYIFYNIIFAINKDLLKNCLKRLKFVAIGTIADNMPIINENRIVVREGLKEIALRENISINYLLKEANILTKPMITATDIAFKIAPILNSTGRLEKADITIQFLLTEDINQIENKFKEIKNINILRKRKEDISWNTHNENIIFKNDKFIVCYDKHTPKGISSRMATRLSTYYQKVAVFLTRQENIIKGSIRSNNKVNSKELISMIPNHLIINSGGHKAAAGFTLYESVLNEFIKELENALEKIEYKELYEDSILIDAIIPKDFNKKELLKIINLFEPYGHGFREFVFMMENVYIQDLRTIDKNGNSKHISMKIKNNKDYYKAIYFNGTQNIQKLGIKDGQNIDIICTISEDLYNQNDKILKIIDIKKRQN, from the coding sequence ATGAAAATTTGGGAAAAAAAAGAAATTGACATCAAAAAAGAAAATATAATCAATATTGCAAAAAAATATAATATTAGCATTCTTGAAGCAACACTGCTACTTAGAAGAGAAATAAAAGAAGAAGACTTTTTATTTTTTATTGAAAGTAGTGTAAATTTAATGCACAATCCATTCTTATTAAAAAATATAAACAAATTCATTTATAGAATGAATGAAGCCATTGCAGAAAAGGAAAATGTATTAATCTTTGGAGACAAAGATGCCGACGGAATCACAGCTACAATAATAATGTATGAAACCCTTAAAGATTTTGGAATCAACGTAACCTATAAAATACCCTCTAATGGAGAATTTTATGGCCTTACAAAAGAGATCATTGATAAGGCATTGGAAGATAAAATATCAATAATAATTACCGTTGATTGTGGAATTTCTAACATTGAAGAAGCAAATTATGCAAGATCAAAAAACATAGAAGTAATAATTACAGATCATCATCTTCCAAACAAAGAAATTGACATAGAAAATATAATTATTGACCCTCATTTAAAAGGTGATCTCTCTCCATTTAAAGAAATAGCTGGATGTTATGTCAGTTTTAAAGCATGTCTTGCGCTCTACCTCTCCACTACCAATCTTTATAATAAAAACATGGTATTTTTATTCCTAGAAAGATTAAATAATAATATTACACTTCATGCAATAGAAATAAACAACTACATTTTAAAAAAGTATATAACTCTAGAAAGCAATAATGACTTACAAATCAATATTAATAAACTAGAAGAATTCTCACAAAGTAAATACATAATTGTATTTAATAAAGATGAACAGAATCAACTTCTAAATGAATTCTTTAATCACAAAATAGATATTGAAACAATTGATATTAGTGAAAATTTTGTCAAAAAATATCCTAAATTTGCTAAAAAAACACTAAAAGAACTCATGCAAATTACCAAATATTTTAAATATAGAGAAATTAATATTAAAGAAAAACTATATTACATATTTTACAACATAATATTTGCAATAAATAAAGATTTACTAAAAAACTGCCTTAAGAGACTTAAATTTGTCGCAATAGGAACTATTGCTGATAATATGCCAATTATTAATGAAAATCGAATAGTTGTAAGAGAAGGACTTAAAGAAATCGCACTAAGAGAAAACATATCCATCAATTATCTATTAAAAGAGGCCAATATACTAACAAAACCAATGATCACTGCAACAGATATTGCGTTTAAAATTGCTCCAATATTAAATTCAACAGGAAGACTTGAAAAAGCAGATATTACAATTCAATTTTTATTAACCGAAGATATTAATCAAATAGAAAATAAGTTTAAAGAAATTAAAAACATAAATATTTTAAGAAAACGCAAAGAAGATATATCTTGGAATACACATAATGAGAATATTATTTTTAAAAATGATAAATTCATAGTATGTTATGACAAACATACTCCAAAAGGAATTAGTTCTAGAATGGCAACAAGACTTTCTACTTATTATCAAAAAGTTGCTGTTTTCTTAACAAGACAAGAAAATATAATTAAAGGATCCATAAGATCAAACAATAAAGTAAATTCAAAAGAATTAATTTCGATGATACCAAACCATTTAATAATAAATTCTGGTGGACACAAAGCCGCTGCCGGATTTACTCTATATGAGAGTGTATTAAATGAATTTATAAAAGAACTTGAAAACGCTCTTGAAAAAATAGAATACAAAGAATTATATGAGGATTCAATACTCATAGATGCGATTATACCTAAAGACTTTAATAAAAAAGAACTTTTAAAAATAATAAACTTATTTGAACCTTACGGACATGGTTTTAGAGAATTTGTTTTTATGATGGAAAATGTATACATTCAAGACCTCAGAACAATTGATAAAAATGGAAATTCAAAACATATAAGCATGAAAATCAAAAACAATAAAGATTATTATAAAGCTATCTACTTTAATGGAACTCAAAATATCCAAAAACTCGGTATCAAAGATGGCCAAAATATAGACATAATATGCACAATTAGTGAAGATCTTTACAATCAAAACGATAAAATTTTAAAAATTATTGATATCAAAAAGAGACAAAATTAG
- the lon gene encoding endopeptidase La, which translates to MKLKEIKYSMEEVKNTVSKGKKRSKNSGGILPHFDKPVRVPLIAVPSHPVFPGMFIPIVIVSDTDMKAVDYVIKGNGIISLFVLRDKFLEKSRTKNDKLIINYKKDIYSVGITAKIVKKINLPDGGYNIFVSTIDRVKFVKVVLNEDFPIIEVDYLKQIPIKKDDVQSKAIYSSILLRTKEIFSHRKMPEFQLNMVNIEDKGRLCDVVAGMISSSKDAHQEVLETLSVKDRLKKVLELIYEELNLIEIQNKIAKGIQEKLEKQQKEFFLKEQLKAIKAELGVGDEKSNEFLKLKAKIDSLALKGEALEAVERELEKFSFLEKHSSEYIVVRNYLELITNLPWGESKVNFDKFNLQRAEKILDKTHYGMREVKDRIIEYISVLKLRKSQKGAIMLLVGPPGVGKTSIGTAIAEVLKTKFFRFSVGGMKDESEIKGHRRTYVGALPGKIIQGLRITKTNSPVFLIDEIDKVSASNYGDPFSALLEVLDPEQNINFRDHYLDLPFDISNVFFILTANSLETIPTPLLNRMEIIQLSGYVDDEKIEIARKYLIPKVLNENGVNKDSLKFQGSALVQIAREYARDNGLRNFEKYLKQIVRKVARKLIEDKSVKAYQISKENLEEYIGIPVFRKEEFLHKVMSPGMVMGLAWTNYGGSTLVIETVKTESKSPGIKLTGRLGDVMKESANIAFTYVNSISNELKLNKSFFEKYMIHLHIPEGAIPKDGPSAGITIASAFISLALNKVVRPHLAMTGELSLTGNVMAIGGLRAKIIAAKRSGLEHIIIPKSNKVDLDDIPINIKNGINFHLVDNMREVIKLLF; encoded by the coding sequence ATGAAGCTTAAGGAGATTAAATATTCTATGGAAGAAGTAAAAAATACTGTTTCTAAGGGAAAAAAGCGTTCAAAAAACTCTGGAGGCATTCTGCCGCATTTTGATAAGCCTGTGAGAGTACCTTTAATTGCTGTGCCATCACATCCTGTGTTTCCAGGTATGTTTATTCCAATTGTTATAGTCTCTGATACTGATATGAAGGCTGTTGATTATGTGATTAAAGGTAACGGCATTATCTCCTTATTCGTATTACGTGATAAATTTTTAGAAAAATCAAGAACTAAAAATGATAAATTAATTATCAATTATAAAAAGGATATTTATTCTGTTGGTATTACTGCTAAAATAGTTAAGAAAATTAATCTTCCTGATGGTGGATATAATATTTTTGTTTCAACTATTGATAGAGTGAAGTTTGTCAAGGTTGTTCTTAATGAAGATTTTCCGATAATTGAAGTTGATTATTTAAAGCAAATTCCGATTAAAAAAGATGATGTTCAGTCAAAGGCAATTTATAGTAGTATTTTGCTTAGAACTAAAGAAATATTCTCACATAGAAAGATGCCCGAATTTCAGTTAAATATGGTTAACATTGAAGATAAAGGTAGATTGTGTGATGTTGTTGCAGGAATGATTTCATCTTCAAAAGATGCTCATCAAGAAGTGCTTGAAACTTTAAGTGTTAAGGATAGGCTAAAAAAGGTCTTGGAATTGATTTATGAAGAATTAAATTTAATTGAGATTCAAAATAAAATTGCTAAGGGCATTCAGGAAAAGTTAGAAAAACAACAAAAAGAATTTTTTTTAAAGGAACAACTTAAAGCTATTAAGGCTGAACTTGGTGTAGGAGATGAAAAAAGTAATGAATTTTTAAAACTTAAAGCCAAGATCGATTCTTTAGCTTTAAAAGGAGAAGCTTTAGAAGCAGTTGAGAGGGAACTTGAAAAATTTTCATTTCTTGAAAAGCATTCATCTGAGTATATTGTGGTTAGAAATTATCTTGAACTTATTACTAACCTTCCTTGGGGAGAATCTAAAGTTAATTTTGATAAATTTAATTTGCAAAGGGCAGAAAAGATTTTAGATAAGACGCATTATGGAATGAGAGAAGTTAAAGATAGAATTATTGAATATATTTCTGTTCTTAAATTAAGAAAATCTCAAAAAGGAGCTATTATGCTTTTAGTTGGACCTCCTGGAGTTGGTAAAACTTCGATAGGAACAGCTATTGCTGAAGTTCTGAAAACAAAATTTTTTAGATTTTCTGTAGGTGGTATGAAAGATGAGTCAGAGATTAAAGGGCATAGAAGAACTTATGTTGGAGCATTACCTGGGAAAATTATCCAAGGGCTAAGAATTACAAAGACCAACTCTCCTGTTTTTTTAATAGATGAAATTGATAAGGTTTCAGCATCTAATTATGGAGATCCATTCTCAGCTCTTCTTGAGGTTTTAGATCCTGAGCAAAATATTAATTTTAGAGATCATTATCTTGATTTGCCTTTTGATATTTCTAATGTGTTTTTTATTTTAACAGCCAATTCTCTTGAGACAATACCTACGCCTTTATTAAATAGAATGGAAATAATTCAGCTTTCAGGATATGTTGATGATGAAAAAATAGAGATAGCAAGAAAGTATTTAATACCAAAGGTCTTAAATGAAAATGGTGTTAATAAAGATTCCTTAAAATTTCAAGGTTCAGCTCTTGTTCAAATTGCTAGGGAATATGCAAGAGATAATGGGCTTAGGAATTTTGAAAAGTATTTAAAACAAATTGTTAGAAAAGTTGCAAGAAAGCTTATTGAAGATAAGTCTGTTAAAGCATACCAGATTTCTAAGGAAAATTTAGAAGAATATATTGGTATTCCTGTATTTAGAAAAGAAGAATTTTTGCATAAAGTCATGTCTCCAGGAATGGTAATGGGTCTTGCTTGGACTAATTATGGTGGATCAACTTTGGTAATTGAAACTGTAAAAACTGAGTCTAAGTCCCCTGGTATTAAGTTGACAGGTAGACTTGGAGATGTGATGAAGGAATCTGCAAATATCGCGTTTACTTATGTAAATAGCATTAGTAATGAGCTTAAGTTAAATAAGTCTTTTTTTGAAAAATATATGATTCATTTGCATATTCCAGAAGGGGCTATACCAAAGGATGGACCTTCGGCTGGTATTACTATTGCTAGTGCTTTTATATCTTTAGCTCTTAATAAAGTGGTGAGACCTCATTTGGCTATGACTGGAGAGTTATCATTAACAGGTAATGTAATGGCTATTGGGGGATTGAGAGCGAAAATAATAGCTGCTAAACGAAGTGGACTTGAGCATATTATTATTCCTAAATCAAATAAAGTGGATCTTGATGATATTCCTATTAACATCAAGAATGGCATAAATTTTCATCTTGTAGATAATATGAGAGAAGTTATTAAATTATTATTTTAG
- the pcsA gene encoding phosphatidylcholine synthase, with amino-acid sequence MKKLLNLILAWSVHILTASGLIVSLYSIISIINTDYNLLLKLTILGLLIDGIDGTLARKLKIKEIIPTINGELLDNIVDYINYTFIPTIFFYYGNFISNEYKIITCIGILLASAYQFSRLDAKTSDDYFRGFPSLWNFLIIFNIIFKLDQITNLSIILLCIIFSFVPIKVIYPSKTKEFKYITLPVTVIAALSVILITFAKLPDTYLKIGKTLIIFYCLYLILMSIYLTYKTKKK; translated from the coding sequence TTGAAAAAATTATTAAATCTTATTTTAGCCTGGTCAGTACATATTTTAACAGCTTCCGGATTAATAGTTAGTCTTTACTCAATAATATCCATAATAAACACAGATTATAATCTTTTATTAAAACTTACCATCCTTGGACTTTTAATTGATGGGATTGATGGTACACTGGCAAGAAAATTAAAAATAAAAGAAATAATTCCAACAATAAATGGAGAACTCCTTGACAATATAGTAGACTACATAAACTATACGTTCATTCCCACAATATTTTTTTATTACGGTAACTTCATAAGCAATGAATACAAAATAATAACTTGCATTGGAATTTTATTGGCATCAGCATACCAATTCTCAAGATTAGACGCAAAAACTAGCGACGATTACTTTAGAGGTTTTCCATCTTTATGGAATTTTTTAATAATCTTTAACATAATTTTCAAATTAGACCAAATCACAAACCTTAGTATAATATTATTATGTATCATATTCAGTTTTGTACCAATTAAAGTCATCTACCCTTCAAAAACAAAAGAATTCAAATATATAACACTTCCTGTAACAGTAATAGCAGCCCTATCAGTAATACTTATAACATTCGCAAAGCTGCCAGACACTTACTTAAAGATAGGTAAAACACTAATAATTTTTTATTGTCTATATCTAATCTTAATGAGCATATATTTAACTTACAAGACAAAAAAAAAATAA
- the leuS gene encoding leucine--tRNA ligase, whose product MSEYNFTKIEKKWQNYWDKHKTYKVNEDPNIPKEKRIYILDMFPYPSANGLHVGHPEGYTATDILTRYKLLNGFNVLHPMGFDSFGLPAENYAIQTGEHPKKITEKNIEKFKEQIKALGFAYDWDREIRTHDENYYKWTQWIFLKLYKKGLAYIKEMPVWYCPDLGTVLSNEEVIQTPDGPRSERGFHKVQRKPLRQWVLKITEYAERLIKDLEEIDWPESVKEMQKNWIGKSIGAEIEFSIKASKEKIKVFTTRPDTIFGVTYLVLAPEHNIVDKITKDELKTIIAEYKDKEILKSDLERTSLEKDKTGVFTGAYAINPITEEEIPIWIGSYVLGIYGTGAVMSVPAHDERDFEFAKKYNLPIKQVVSQTGNNEILTKPFTENGISINTPEEFNNLKTEKVKTKVIEWLTKNKKGQKKVNYKLRDWIFSRQRYWGEPIPIIIDDDLNEIPLEEDELPLRLPEIENYKPSDTGESPLSKVQNWVNVKRNGKIYKRETNTMPQWAGSCWYYIRYLDPNNEKEFASKEKINYWMPVDLYIGGAEHSVLHLLYARFWHKVLYDLGYVNTKEPFKKLINQGMITSFAYQDENGILIPNDEVKKRDNKFFSKTNNKELKQIIAKMSKSLKNIINPDDIIKEYGADSMRIYEMFMGPLTDSKPWNTQGLIGIFRFLNKIWAIKNKELTKESAAKEIISGLHKTIKKVTEDIENLNFNTAISSLMIFINELLKHDKNYLEIFKPLTIILAPFAPHLGEELWEYMGEQPSIFKNAKWPKYDPNLIIDNTREIVLQVNGKIKDKIILNKGINEDTLKDIALKNHKIMQNIQNKQIIKIITVKDKLINIVTK is encoded by the coding sequence ATGTCTGAATACAATTTTACCAAAATAGAAAAAAAATGGCAGAATTATTGGGATAAACATAAAACATATAAAGTTAATGAAGATCCAAATATTCCTAAAGAGAAAAGAATCTATATTCTTGATATGTTCCCCTACCCTTCAGCTAATGGACTCCATGTCGGTCATCCTGAAGGTTACACAGCAACTGACATATTAACAAGATATAAACTCTTAAATGGGTTTAATGTACTTCACCCAATGGGATTTGACAGTTTTGGATTACCCGCAGAAAATTACGCAATACAAACAGGGGAGCATCCCAAAAAAATAACAGAAAAAAATATTGAAAAATTTAAAGAACAAATTAAAGCATTAGGATTTGCCTATGATTGGGATAGAGAAATCAGAACCCACGATGAAAATTACTACAAATGGACACAATGGATTTTTCTAAAACTATACAAAAAAGGTCTAGCTTACATAAAAGAAATGCCCGTATGGTACTGTCCTGATCTTGGGACAGTATTATCGAACGAAGAAGTTATCCAAACACCTGATGGGCCCAGATCTGAGAGGGGTTTCCATAAAGTACAAAGAAAACCTTTAAGACAATGGGTTCTTAAGATCACAGAATATGCAGAGAGGCTAATTAAAGATCTTGAAGAGATAGACTGGCCTGAATCTGTTAAAGAAATGCAAAAAAATTGGATTGGAAAATCAATAGGAGCCGAGATTGAATTCTCAATAAAGGCAAGCAAAGAAAAGATAAAAGTATTTACAACAAGACCAGACACAATTTTTGGAGTAACATATTTAGTACTGGCACCAGAGCATAACATAGTAGATAAAATCACAAAAGATGAACTTAAAACTATAATTGCAGAATATAAAGACAAAGAAATCCTTAAAAGCGATCTTGAAAGAACTTCTCTTGAAAAAGATAAAACAGGAGTATTTACAGGAGCATATGCTATTAATCCAATAACTGAAGAAGAAATCCCAATCTGGATAGGCAGCTATGTACTTGGAATTTATGGTACTGGAGCTGTGATGAGTGTCCCAGCACATGACGAGAGAGATTTTGAATTTGCAAAAAAATACAACCTGCCAATCAAACAAGTAGTGTCTCAAACAGGAAACAATGAAATACTAACAAAACCATTTACTGAGAATGGCATTTCAATTAACACCCCAGAAGAATTTAACAACCTCAAAACTGAAAAGGTAAAAACGAAAGTAATAGAATGGCTTACAAAAAACAAAAAGGGTCAAAAAAAAGTCAATTATAAACTTAGGGATTGGATTTTTTCAAGACAAAGATACTGGGGTGAACCCATTCCTATTATAATTGATGATGATTTAAATGAAATACCATTAGAAGAAGATGAATTACCTTTAAGACTCCCAGAAATAGAAAATTATAAACCATCAGATACAGGCGAATCTCCTCTCTCAAAAGTCCAAAATTGGGTAAATGTTAAACGTAATGGCAAAATATACAAAAGAGAAACAAACACAATGCCTCAATGGGCAGGTTCCTGCTGGTATTACATACGTTACCTTGATCCAAATAACGAAAAAGAATTTGCAAGTAAAGAAAAAATTAATTACTGGATGCCCGTTGATCTTTATATTGGAGGTGCTGAGCACTCAGTATTACACTTGCTATACGCAAGATTTTGGCACAAAGTTCTCTATGATCTAGGATATGTCAATACAAAAGAACCCTTTAAAAAACTCATAAACCAAGGAATGATAACATCATTTGCATATCAAGATGAAAATGGCATTTTAATTCCCAATGATGAGGTTAAAAAGAGAGATAATAAGTTTTTTTCCAAAACAAATAATAAGGAACTAAAACAAATAATTGCCAAAATGTCAAAATCACTCAAAAATATAATAAATCCAGATGATATTATTAAAGAATACGGCGCAGATTCAATGAGAATCTACGAAATGTTCATGGGACCTTTAACTGATTCAAAACCTTGGAATACACAAGGACTAATTGGAATTTTTAGATTCTTAAACAAAATATGGGCTATTAAAAACAAAGAACTAACAAAAGAATCAGCAGCAAAAGAAATAATATCCGGACTTCACAAAACAATAAAAAAAGTAACAGAAGATATAGAAAATTTAAATTTTAATACCGCGATTTCATCATTGATGATATTTATAAATGAACTTTTAAAACATGATAAAAATTATTTAGAAATCTTCAAACCCCTAACCATTATCCTAGCACCATTTGCGCCTCATTTAGGAGAAGAACTATGGGAGTATATGGGAGAACAACCTAGTATATTCAAAAACGCAAAGTGGCCAAAATACGATCCAAATCTCATTATTGATAATACAAGAGAGATTGTACTACAAGTTAACGGAAAAATTAAAGACAAAATTATATTAAACAAAGGCATAAATGAGGACACTCTTAAAGATATTGCACTTAAAAATCATAAAATCATGCAAAATATACAAAATAAGCAAATAATAAAGATCATTACGGTCAAAGATAAACTTATAAATATAGTAACAAAATAA
- a CDS encoding efflux RND transporter permease subunit gives MDLETLSIKYRVFILIIFTLITIFLGFFLKNIKFDSNILKLIPKNKKTEKIIDIDKSNSLLSTIVMFKDKKSIFNKETFGKINKVANDITKILKVTPNSVTSIFTYFPQFKKDVYTDEDITEIRNKVNSSSFIKNIFLNDDATLIYFIVISTTDDKTNFSRSLKNELEAMEAAIKRYETDDLKLYLTGDLIVREKILNYMADDFKLLGPLATLVVILSLYFIVKNVLGAILPVLIATFALIWTFGIKSIVMSPITVPETTMVVLLISIGCANAVHIINGILKRIKNEPFTEKTIITTIKTLRTPIILTSLTTAFGFLSLISSSIQAYKTMGIFMSTGVIIAMLMSLLVLPGILTYIPFKYKNKENKNAKNDFLEKLSLINQTVTQWILNNKYLSSIITLIILLTSIIGLFKIEINFDEKDYFKENTSVKQTLNLMQKEIGGTSIIKIEINGTTGEFKNEKNMKNLDLITDNLDKFTEKTQSSSINGIIRLMNFKFKKENPKEYRLPENQAILNKLILLISRSNSIKNMTKMYINDDWSQISIIVRTDQNSTEEIKNFANYASNLIEEYMPGHEYNFSGAYDKILISKTMVVEQVTNIITTLSAITILLMLFFKSIKTGIIIVIPVAWSVFLNFAVMKLFGITLNPATATIASVSMGIGVDYSIHFFNAFILNYQTTKDYKKALIKSIPNVFNGIFANSISVGIGFLTLIFSTYKIIATLGAIIAFTMLTTSLASLTLLPLLIYLFKPTVKTLKTTNEILTE, from the coding sequence ATGGATTTGGAAACCCTAAGCATTAAATACAGAGTTTTTATATTAATAATATTTACATTAATAACAATTTTTTTAGGATTTTTCCTAAAAAACATAAAATTCGATTCCAATATTTTGAAACTTATCCCAAAAAACAAAAAAACCGAAAAAATAATAGACATAGACAAAAGTAATTCTCTATTATCAACAATAGTAATGTTTAAAGACAAAAAAAGTATTTTTAATAAAGAAACCTTTGGAAAAATTAATAAAGTAGCAAATGATATAACCAAAATACTCAAAGTAACACCCAACTCTGTTACAAGTATATTTACTTACTTTCCACAATTTAAAAAAGATGTATACACAGATGAAGACATAACTGAAATAAGAAACAAAGTAAATTCATCATCATTCATAAAAAACATATTCTTAAATGATGATGCGACTTTAATATACTTTATAGTCATATCAACAACAGACGACAAAACAAATTTTAGCCGAAGTTTAAAGAATGAACTTGAAGCAATGGAAGCGGCAATTAAAAGATATGAGACTGATGATCTTAAACTTTACTTAACAGGAGATCTTATAGTAAGGGAAAAAATACTTAACTACATGGCTGACGATTTTAAATTGTTAGGTCCACTTGCTACCCTTGTAGTAATTTTATCACTCTATTTTATTGTAAAAAATGTATTGGGAGCAATACTTCCTGTACTTATTGCAACATTTGCACTAATTTGGACATTTGGAATCAAAAGCATTGTTATGTCCCCCATTACTGTTCCAGAAACCACAATGGTCGTTCTCCTTATTTCGATTGGATGTGCTAATGCTGTACATATAATAAATGGAATATTAAAGAGAATAAAAAACGAACCTTTCACTGAAAAAACAATAATAACTACAATTAAAACTCTAAGAACACCAATAATTTTAACTTCTCTTACAACAGCTTTCGGATTTTTATCATTAATAAGTTCTTCAATTCAAGCATACAAAACAATGGGAATTTTTATGTCAACAGGGGTCATTATTGCAATGCTTATGTCCTTATTAGTGCTTCCTGGAATACTAACCTACATACCATTTAAATACAAAAACAAAGAGAATAAAAATGCAAAAAACGATTTTCTTGAAAAACTTTCACTGATAAACCAAACAGTTACACAATGGATATTAAATAACAAATATCTCTCATCTATCATAACTCTAATTATTTTATTAACCTCAATTATAGGTCTTTTTAAAATAGAAATTAACTTTGACGAGAAAGATTATTTTAAAGAAAATACAAGTGTCAAACAAACACTTAATTTAATGCAAAAAGAAATAGGGGGAACATCTATCATCAAAATTGAAATTAATGGAACTACTGGTGAATTCAAAAATGAAAAAAATATGAAAAATTTGGATTTAATTACAGACAATCTTGATAAATTTACTGAAAAAACACAATCCAGTTCAATAAATGGAATTATAAGACTGATGAATTTCAAATTCAAAAAAGAAAATCCAAAAGAATATAGACTTCCTGAAAATCAAGCTATTTTAAACAAGTTAATACTCTTAATTAGTAGAAGCAATTCTATTAAGAACATGACTAAGATGTACATTAATGATGATTGGTCTCAGATATCAATTATTGTGAGAACTGACCAAAATTCAACTGAAGAAATCAAAAATTTTGCCAACTATGCAAGCAATTTGATTGAAGAATACATGCCAGGACATGAATATAACTTCTCAGGAGCGTATGACAAAATATTAATATCTAAAACCATGGTGGTAGAACAAGTCACAAATATTATTACAACACTCAGTGCAATAACAATATTGCTAATGTTATTCTTCAAATCCATTAAAACCGGAATAATAATTGTGATTCCAGTAGCCTGGTCAGTATTTTTAAATTTTGCTGTAATGAAACTTTTCGGAATAACACTCAATCCTGCAACAGCAACAATTGCATCCGTTAGTATGGGTATAGGGGTAGATTACTCCATTCATTTCTTTAATGCATTTATATTAAATTATCAAACAACTAAAGATTATAAAAAAGCTTTAATTAAATCAATTCCCAATGTATTTAATGGAATATTTGCAAATTCAATATCAGTAGGAATAGGATTTTTAACATTAATATTTTCTACTTATAAAATAATCGCAACACTGGGCGCAATCATAGCCTTTACAATGTTAACAACATCTCTTGCATCATTAACACTACTTCCATTACTAATTTACCTATTTAAACCCACAGTTAAAACACTAAAGACAACAAATGAAATATTAACAGAATGA